One stretch of Molothrus aeneus isolate 106 chromosome 2, BPBGC_Maene_1.0, whole genome shotgun sequence DNA includes these proteins:
- the LPAR6 gene encoding LOW QUALITY PROTEIN: lysophosphatidic acid receptor 6 (The sequence of the model RefSeq protein was modified relative to this genomic sequence to represent the inferred CDS: inserted 1 base in 1 codon) → MVSSNCSTEDSFKYTLYGCIFSMVFVLGLIANCVAIYIFTCTLKVRNETTTYMLNLAISDLLFVFTLPFRIYYFVTRNWPFGDILCKISVTLFYTNMYGSILFLTCISVDRFLAIVHPFRSKTLRTKRNAKIVCAAVWITVLAGSTPASFFQSTNRRNNTEQRMCFENFSEDTWKTYLSRIVIFIETVGFFIPLILNVTCSTMVLRTLNKPLTLSRNKVSKKKVLKMIFVHLVIFCFCFVPYNITLILYSLMRTQTWVNCSVVTAVRTMYPITLCIAVSNCCFDPIVYYFTSDTXSKFHKKEPVHQTTGCQIL, encoded by the exons ATGGTAAGCTCTAATTGTTCCACTGAGGACTCCTTTAAATATACTCTGTATGGGTGTATCTTTAGCATGGTGTTTGTTCTTGGCCTCATAGCAAACTGTGTAGCGATCTACATTTTCACTTGTACTTTAAAAGTGCGAAACGAAACTACAACTTACATGCTTAATTTAGCTATATCAGATCTGCTTTTCGTGTTTACATTACCCTTCAGGATTTATTACTTTGTAACCAGAAACTGGCCATTTGGAGACATTCTCTGCAAGATTTCTGTCACCCTCTTTTACACGAATATGTACGGGAGCATTTTGTTTCTGACTTGCATCAGCGTGGATCGCTTTCTAGCCATAGTGCACCCCTTCCGATCCAAGACTCTGCGGACCAAACGGAACGCAAAGATTGTCTGTGCTGCAGTATGGATAACCgtgctggcaggcagcacacCAGCAAGCTTCTTCCAGTCCACAAACCGCCGCAACAACACGGAGCAAAGGATGTGCTTCGAAAACTTTTCAGAGGACACGTGGAAAACCTACCTGTCCCGGATTGTTATCTTCATTGAAACTGTTGGGTTTTTCATCCCGCTCATCCTGAACGTGACCTGCTCCACCATGGTCCTACGGACCTTGAATAAACCGCTTACGCTAAGCCGGAATAAAGTAAGCAAGAAAAAGGTACTCAAAATGATTTTTGTCCATTTGGTGAtattctgcttctgctttgtgCCTTATAACATTACCTTAATACTTTACTCCCTTATGAGAACACAGACCTGGGTCAATTGCTCAGTGGTGACTGCAGTCAGGACTATGTACCCCATAACTCTGTGCATCGCTGTTTCAAACTGCTGTTTTGACCCCATTGTCTATTACTTCACATCAGATA ATTCAAAATTCCATAAAAAAGAACCGGTCCACCAGACCACGGGATGTCAGATTCTCTGA